A region of the Kaistia geumhonensis genome:
CCATGGGCCGCGACCAACTCAGACTGACTGGCTCGCGATCCGGTCGATGGCCGCGGCGAGGGCGATGTCCTTGTCCGTCAGGCCGCCGGCATCATGCGTCGTGAGCGTGATCGTCACGGTACGGTAGACATTCGACCATTCGGGATGATGGCCCATAGCCTCCGCCGCCAGAGCGACCCGCGTCATGAAGGCGAAGGCTTCGGAAAAGTCGCGGAAGTCGAATCGCCGCGTCAGCGCGTCGCGTCCGTCGGCCTCGTGCCAGGCGGCTTCGAGTGTCGCGAGGGCTTCGTCGCGCAGGGTGCCTTCGAGCCGGGTCATGCCGCCACCGCCAGCGGATAGCTGTGCTCGACGAGATAGGGGCCGCCGCCGACCGAATCGCGCGAGGAGAACAGAACGAATCGGCTCGCCGTGAAAGGCGGCGCATAGAAGCCGCCGCGCAACGCCAGATAGGACGCGACCTCCCGCTCGCTGGTCCCGCGCAGCCGCGCCAGCGTCACATGCGGCATGAAGCGCCGACCCTCCGCCGGCAGCCCGATCCGCTGCATGATGCGTTCGTGCTCGGCCTGCAGTTCGGCAAGCGCCCGGCTCGGTGTGACTCGCGCGACGATCGAATGCGGTTTCGACGTCCCGAATGCGCTGAGTCCGTCGAGTTGGAGCTGGATTTCCCGCCGGCGGACGCGGGACAGAGCCTCGGCGACCTCGTCCGCCGTGCGGAAATCGATGTCGCCGATGAAGCGTAGCGTCACATGATAGAAGTCCGCGTCGATCCACCGTGCGCCGGGCAGGCCGCCGCGAAGAAGGCTCAGCCTCTCGCCCACCTCCACCGGAACTTCGAGGGCAGTGAACAGGCGCGGCATCGGCATCTCCTCTGGTGCAAACGAGGATGTCGACAGCATTGCGGTTTGCCGGAGGGCTGTAAAGCCGCCTCGCCGCTCCAGCAGCGGCGCCGGCCGATCGATGGCCCGATTTCCGGCGACCGCCTCCCGGCCTCAGGGGGACGGATTGCCGCGCAGCTGGTGCACGGCGTCGAGGCGCGCCTCGATCTCCGGCGTGATGACGACGTCGATGCTCGCGATATCCGCTTCGAGCTGTGCCATCGTCGTGGCGCCGATGATGTTCGACGTGACGAAGGAGCGGCTGGTGACGAAGGCGAGGGCCATCTGCGACGGGTCGAGACCGAAGTCGCGCGCGACGGCGAGATAATCGTCGATCGCCTCATGTGCACCAGGCGTCTCGTAGCGCTGGCCGCGGTTGAAGAGCGTCGACCGGGCACCGGCAGGCCGGGCACCGTTCTGGTACTTGCCCGAGAGATAGCCCTGCGCGAGCGGCGAGTAGGCGAGGAGGCCGACATCCTCACGAAGCGCGACCTCCGCGAGGTTCACCTCGAAGGTGCGGTTGAGGAGGTTGTAGGCGTTCTGGATCGACACCACCCGAGGCCCCTTGCCGGCCTCGGCCGCGGCGACGAAGCGCATCGTGCCCCAGCTGCTCTCGTTTGAAAGGCCGACATGGCGAATCTTGCCGGCGGCGACCAGATCGGCCAGCACGTCGAGCGTCTCCTCGATCGGCACCTCGTCGGCGGCCGGGACAGGGTGCTTGTAGCGGACGGGATTGCTGCCCCACTGCGTCACCGTACGGTCGGGCCAGTGCAGCTGGTAGAGATCGATGTAGTCGGTGCCGAGCCGCTCGAGGCTGCCGTCGATGGCATGCTGGATGCCGGCGCGCACGAGGCGTGAGGAACGGCCGCCGCGGAACCAGTCCATGTCGGTCCGACCGACCACCTTGGACGCGATGACGACCTTGTCGCGGTTGCCGCGCGCCTTCAGCCACGAGCCGATGATCCGTTCGGTCGCGCCGGAGGTCTCGGCGCGCGGCGGGATCGAGTAGAGTTCGGCGGTATCGAGGAAGTTGATGCCGCGGTCGAGCGCGAAGTCCATCTGCCGATGGCCTTCCGCCTCCGTGTTCTGCTGGCCCCAGGTCATCGTGCCGAGGCAGATGGCGGACACGCGAAGGTCGGTCCGACCGAGCGAACGGTATTCCATGAAGAAACTCCGGTGGGGAGATGCGTAGGTGGTGGGCGGGCGCCGAGCGCGCCTCCCTCAGCGGGGGGCGGAGGCTTCGGCTACGAGGCGTTCGACGGAGGGTAGCATCCGTTCGACGATCAGCGCGACCCCTTCCGCGTTCGGATGAAGGCCGTCTCCCTGGAGGAGCTGCCGCTGCGCGGCGACGCCGTCAAGGAAGAAGGGATAGAGCATCGCGCCGTGTTCCTTCGCGAGCTCGGGATACATGGCGTCGAACCGCGACTGGTAGTCGGGCCCGAGATTCGGGGCGGCGAGCATGCCGGCGAGCAGGACGGGAATTTCGCGCTTGCCGAGCTTCGTCAGGATGGCGTCGAGCGCCGCGCGGGTACCGGCTACGTCCATGCCGCGCAGCATGTCGTTGGCGCCGAGTTCGACGATTGCCGCGTCGGCGCCGTCGCCCAGCGCCCAGTCGAGGCGCGCGAGGCCGCCGGACGCGGTGTCACCTGACACGCCTGCATTGATGACCGTGACGTCCAGCCCTTTCGCCCGTAGCGCCTTTTCAAGCTGCACCGTGAAGCCGTCCTCGGGACCGAGGCCGTAGCCGGCCGTCAGACTGTCGCCGAGCGCGAGGATCCTGACCGGCGCGGCGGAGGTGGAAGCCGGCGCGAAAAGCGCCGCAAGTCCGAGCGCCAGAGCCGGCAGCAGGGTCTTTATCATCACCATTCCCTTCCCATATCAGGGGTTCGTGCCGCTCGCCGAGCGGGCTTCCCTCCGGGGCGACATATAGGACGCGCAGCATTGAACGTCAGCGACGCCGCTTCATCCGCCCTCATTTCGCTATCGGACGTGGAGCTGTCGCTGGGATCGGGACCCGCCCGCGTCCACATTCTCAGAAGAGTCTCGCTCGATGTGGGGCCCGGCGAGACAGTCGCGTTGATCGGGCCTTCGGGCTCCGGCAAGTCGACGCTGCTGATGGCGATGGCAGGTCTTGAGCGCATCGATTCCGGCCGCCTCTTGGTCGGCGGCATCGATCTCGCCCAACAGGACGAGGACGGGCTCGCGCGCTATCGCGGCGCCTCGGTCGGCATCGTCTTCCAGTCCTTCCACCTCATCCCCAACATGACGGCGCTCGAAAACGTTGCCGTGCCGCTGGAGCTGCAGGGCCGGCGCGACGCCTTCGCCCGGGCCGAGCAGGAGCTCGGCCTCGTCGGGCTCGGCCATCGCCTGACGCATTATCCCTCGGCCCTTTCGGGCGGCGAGCAGCAGCGCGTCGCCATCGCCAGGGCGCTGGTCGCGGAGCCGGCAGTTCTCTTTGCCGACGAGCCGACCGGCAATCTCGACGAGACGACGGGACGGCAGATCGCGGACCTCATCTTCGAAACGGTGCGGCGGCGCGGCACGACGCTGGTGCTGGTCACGCATGACAATGCGCTGGCCGCGCGATGTGGCCGCGTCGTCCGCATCCATTCCGGCATCATCGACGGTGCGGAGCCGGTGCGGAGCGCCGCCGAATGATCATGCTCGCCCGTGCCGGCCGTTTTGCGCTCCGCGAGCTTCGCGGCGGGCTCTCCGGCTTCTTCGTCTTTCTGGCGCTGATTGCGCTCGGCGTCGCAGCCATCGCCGCCGTCGGCTCCGTCTCGCGCGCCATGACGGAAGGGCTCGCCCGTGAAGGCGCCGTCATTCTCGGCGGCGACAGCGCGGTGACGCTCGTCCAGCGTCAGGCGACGCCCGAGGAGCGTGCCTTCCTGGAGGGCGAGGGCGCGGTCTCCGAGATTGCGTCGCTGCGCGGCATGGCGCGGCGCACCGACGGCGCCGATCAGGCCCTGGTCGAGATCAAGGCGGTCGACGGCGCCTATCCGCTCACCGGCAGCCTGGAGGTCGCCCCCGGGGGGCAGAGCCTCGATGCGGCGAAACCCTTGCAGGCACTCGCAGATCCGGAGCTGCTCACCCGGCTCGGCCTCGCGGTCGGCGACGCGCTTGATCTCGGCGCGGCGCGCCTCACGATCGCGGGCACGATCGTCAGCGAGCCCGACAAGCTCGCGACCGGCCTCGGCTTCGGCCCGCGACTGCTCGTCACCCGTGCCGCGCTCGACGCCGCGCAGCTCCTGCAGCCCGGCAGCCTCGTGCAGTGGTCGTATCGCGTGCGTCTCGCCGGCGACGCCGATCCGCTCGCGGTTTCGAAGCGCGCGACGGAGCAGTTTCCCGAGGCGGGTTGGCAGATCCGTACACGCGACGACGCATCGCCCGGCCTTCGGCGAAACATCGACCAGTTCACGCAATATCTGACGCTCGTCGGCCTGGCGGCGCTCATCGTCGGCGGCGTCGGCGTCGCCAATGCCGTCGGCTCGTTCATCGACATGAAGCGCCCGGTGATCGCGACGCTCCGCGCCCTCGGCGCCTCGTCCCGCTTCGTGGTCGCCGTCTATTTCATGCAGATCATGGCCCTCGCGGCGATCGGCGTCGTCATCGGCCTCGCGATCGGTGCTGTGGTTCCGCTCCTCGCGGTGCGCCTGCTCGCCGATGTGCTACCGGTCGGAGCCGAAACCGGTTTCTATCCGGCCGAACTCGCCATCGCCGCGCTCTTCGGACTGATGACGGCTCTGACCTTCGCGCTGGTGCCGCTCGGGCGGATCCGCGACGTTCAGCCGGCGGCGCTGTTCCGCGACATCGGAGCCGGGCTTCCGGCGCGGATCCGATGGCCCTACCTCGCCGCCGCCATTCTCTCTGCCGCGCTCACCGCCGGTCTCGCCGTCTTCTTCGCCTATGACCGCCGGATCGCGCTGATGTTCGTCGTCGCGATCGCCGGTGCCTTCCTGCTGCTGCGCCTCGTCGGCTGGCTGGTGATGCGCGGCGCGCGCATGGCCCCGCGGGCGCGCTCGACGGAATGGCGATTCGCGATCGGCAACATCCATCGTCCCGGTGCGCTGACGGCGTCGGTGGTGCTTTCGCTCGGCCTCGGCCTCACATTGCTCGTCGCCATCGCGCTGATCGACGGCAGCCTGCGCCGGCAGCTCACCGGAGCGATGCCGGACAATGGACCGAGCTTCTTCTTCCTCGATGTTCCGAGCGCCGAGCAGGCGCGCTTCACGGACTTCCTCGCCGAGGAGGTGCCCGGCGGCACGATTGAGAGCGTGCCGATGCTGCGCGGGCGCATCGTCAGCGTCGCCGGGGTCAGGGCGGCGGACCTGAAGCCGGCGCCCGACCAGGCCTGGGTGCTGCAGGGCGATCGCGGCGTGACCTTCTCGGCGACGCTTCCGCGCAATTCACGCCTCGTCGCCGGCGAATGGTGGCTCGCCGACTATTCCGGCGAGCCGCTCGTCTCGCTCGAATCGCGCGTCGCCGAGGGGCTAGGCGTCTCGCTGGGCGACAGCATCGAGGTCAATGTGCTCGGCAGGCCTGTGACGGCGAAGGTCGCCAATCTCCGCCAGGTCGACTGGGAGAGCCTCGCCATCAACTTCGTGATGGTGTTCTCGCCCAACGCCTTCGCCGGCGCGCCTTACACGGTTCTGACGACGCTCGCCTATCCGGGTGGCGGCGATCCGGCCCGCGAGGCGACGCTGATGAAGGATGCCGGACGCGCCTTCCCGGCGATCACCGCCGTCCGCGTCCGCGAGGCGCTCGATCGCGTCTCCGACATTCTCGGTCAGCTGATGCTCGCCATCCGCATCGCGTCGTCGGTGGCGGTGGCGGCGTCCGTCCTGGTTCTGGCCGGTGCGCTGGCGGCCGGACATCGGCGCCGCCTGCACGACGCCGTCATCCTGAAGACGCTCGGCGCCACGCGCCGGCAGCTCGTCTCGGCCTTCTCGCTGGAATACGGGCTGATCGGCCTCGCCACGGCGATCTTCGGCGTTCTCGCGGGCTCGCTGGCCGCATACGGCGTCGTCGCCGGCGTCATGAAGCAGAGCTTCTACTTCGCCGCGGCAAGCGCGGTCGGCGCTGCCGTCGCCGCCGTGGTCGTCACAGTGGTGCTCGGC
Encoded here:
- a CDS encoding 4a-hydroxytetrahydrobiopterin dehydratase; protein product: MTRLEGTLRDEALATLEAAWHEADGRDALTRRFDFRDFSEAFAFMTRVALAAEAMGHHPEWSNVYRTVTITLTTHDAGGLTDKDIALAAAIDRIASQSV
- the thpR gene encoding RNA 2',3'-cyclic phosphodiesterase, whose translation is MPRLFTALEVPVEVGERLSLLRGGLPGARWIDADFYHVTLRFIGDIDFRTADEVAEALSRVRRREIQLQLDGLSAFGTSKPHSIVARVTPSRALAELQAEHERIMQRIGLPAEGRRFMPHVTLARLRGTSEREVASYLALRGGFYAPPFTASRFVLFSSRDSVGGGPYLVEHSYPLAVAA
- a CDS encoding aldo/keto reductase, which produces MEYRSLGRTDLRVSAICLGTMTWGQQNTEAEGHRQMDFALDRGINFLDTAELYSIPPRAETSGATERIIGSWLKARGNRDKVVIASKVVGRTDMDWFRGGRSSRLVRAGIQHAIDGSLERLGTDYIDLYQLHWPDRTVTQWGSNPVRYKHPVPAADEVPIEETLDVLADLVAAGKIRHVGLSNESSWGTMRFVAAAEAGKGPRVVSIQNAYNLLNRTFEVNLAEVALREDVGLLAYSPLAQGYLSGKYQNGARPAGARSTLFNRGQRYETPGAHEAIDDYLAVARDFGLDPSQMALAFVTSRSFVTSNIIGATTMAQLEADIASIDVVITPEIEARLDAVHQLRGNPSP
- a CDS encoding arylesterase, with protein sequence MVMIKTLLPALALGLAALFAPASTSAAPVRILALGDSLTAGYGLGPEDGFTVQLEKALRAKGLDVTVINAGVSGDTASGGLARLDWALGDGADAAIVELGANDMLRGMDVAGTRAALDAILTKLGKREIPVLLAGMLAAPNLGPDYQSRFDAMYPELAKEHGAMLYPFFLDGVAAQRQLLQGDGLHPNAEGVALIVERMLPSVERLVAEASAPR
- a CDS encoding ABC transporter ATP-binding protein, yielding MGRAALNVSDAASSALISLSDVELSLGSGPARVHILRRVSLDVGPGETVALIGPSGSGKSTLLMAMAGLERIDSGRLLVGGIDLAQQDEDGLARYRGASVGIVFQSFHLIPNMTALENVAVPLELQGRRDAFARAEQELGLVGLGHRLTHYPSALSGGEQQRVAIARALVAEPAVLFADEPTGNLDETTGRQIADLIFETVRRRGTTLVLVTHDNALAARCGRVVRIHSGIIDGAEPVRSAAE
- a CDS encoding ABC transporter permease, whose amino-acid sequence is MIMLARAGRFALRELRGGLSGFFVFLALIALGVAAIAAVGSVSRAMTEGLAREGAVILGGDSAVTLVQRQATPEERAFLEGEGAVSEIASLRGMARRTDGADQALVEIKAVDGAYPLTGSLEVAPGGQSLDAAKPLQALADPELLTRLGLAVGDALDLGAARLTIAGTIVSEPDKLATGLGFGPRLLVTRAALDAAQLLQPGSLVQWSYRVRLAGDADPLAVSKRATEQFPEAGWQIRTRDDASPGLRRNIDQFTQYLTLVGLAALIVGGVGVANAVGSFIDMKRPVIATLRALGASSRFVVAVYFMQIMALAAIGVVIGLAIGAVVPLLAVRLLADVLPVGAETGFYPAELAIAALFGLMTALTFALVPLGRIRDVQPAALFRDIGAGLPARIRWPYLAAAILSAALTAGLAVFFAYDRRIALMFVVAIAGAFLLLRLVGWLVMRGARMAPRARSTEWRFAIGNIHRPGALTASVVLSLGLGLTLLVAIALIDGSLRRQLTGAMPDNGPSFFFLDVPSAEQARFTDFLAEEVPGGTIESVPMLRGRIVSVAGVRAADLKPAPDQAWVLQGDRGVTFSATLPRNSRLVAGEWWLADYSGEPLVSLESRVAEGLGVSLGDSIEVNVLGRPVTAKVANLRQVDWESLAINFVMVFSPNAFAGAPYTVLTTLAYPGGGDPAREATLMKDAGRAFPAITAVRVREALDRVSDILGQLMLAIRIASSVAVAASVLVLAGALAAGHRRRLHDAVILKTLGATRRQLVSAFSLEYGLIGLATAIFGVLAGSLAAYGVVAGVMKQSFYFAAASAVGAAVAAVVVTVVLGLAGTWRLLGQKAAPVLRNL